One window of Chryseobacterium indologenes genomic DNA carries:
- a CDS encoding aminotransferase class IV: MSQFIESIKVEDQEIFLLDLHQKRVNQTFSHFGKEDSIDLAKIYKNLQHDEDGLFKLRISYDLDKRVRTQMIPYAIPEIQDFKLVENNSFDYSFKFEDRKELDKMKMKSKTEEIIIVKNNHITDTSFSNLLFLKGKDWFTPTTYLLNGVQRQHLLKHKKIKETEITLQNIKQFTHFQIINALNDFDDMFIYPIDRIINLPGNEEYLDL, from the coding sequence ATGTCCCAATTCATTGAAAGCATTAAAGTAGAAGATCAGGAGATTTTTCTATTGGATCTACACCAGAAACGTGTCAATCAAACATTTTCCCATTTCGGGAAAGAAGACTCTATTGATCTGGCCAAGATCTACAAAAATCTACAGCATGATGAAGATGGTCTTTTCAAATTAAGAATTTCTTATGATCTCGACAAAAGAGTCAGAACACAGATGATTCCTTATGCGATTCCTGAAATTCAGGATTTCAAGCTGGTAGAAAATAACAGTTTTGATTATTCATTCAAGTTTGAAGACCGTAAGGAGTTGGATAAAATGAAGATGAAATCTAAAACAGAAGAGATTATCATTGTCAAAAATAATCACATCACCGACACCTCTTTTTCCAACCTTTTATTTTTAAAAGGGAAAGACTGGTTTACTCCCACTACCTATCTTCTGAACGGAGTACAGAGACAGCATCTTTTAAAGCACAAAAAGATCAAAGAAACGGAGATCACTTTACAAAATATAAAGCAGTTCACCCATTTCCAGATCATTAATGCATTGAATGATTTTGATGATATGTTCATCTATCCTATCGACAGAATTATCAATCTGCCGGGGAATGAAGAGTATCTTGATCTTTAA